In Oryza sativa Japonica Group chromosome 2, ASM3414082v1, the following are encoded in one genomic region:
- the LOC112937915 gene encoding putative protein phosphatase 2C 24, with product MVVATTPGGAGGICPYALLGWAYEQAVSARTQGASTAVILSLAGATLKYAYIGDSAFAVFRDGKLFFRSEAQVHSFNYPFQLSVKNGNSVTSAARGGVEVKEGDVVVAGTDGLFDNVTSEELQRIVAMGRALGLSPKQTADVVAGFAYEASTTMGRDTPFSLESRKKQGTIFRRGKRDDITVVVAYIV from the coding sequence ATGGTCGTGGCCACGAcgcccggcggcgcggggggcaTCTGCCCCTACGCGCTGCTGGGGTGGGCGTACGAGCAGGCGGTATCGGCGCGGACGCAGGGGGCATCCACGGCGGTGATCCTGTCGCTCGCCGGCGCGACCCTGAAATACGCCTACATCGGCGACAGCGCGTTCGCGGTGTTCCGCGACGGCAAGCTCTTCTTCCGTTCCGAGGCCCAGGTCCACTCCTTCAACTACCCGTTCCAGCTCAGCGTCAAGAACGGGAACAGCGTCacctcggcggcgcgcggcggcgtcgaggtgaAGGAGGGCGACGTCGTGGTGGCCGGGACGGACGGGCTGTTCGACAACGTGACCAGCGAGGAGCTCCAGCGGATCGTCGCGATGGGCAGGGCGCTGGGGCTGTCGCCCAAGCAGACGGCGGACGTCGTCGCCGGCTTCGCCTACGAGGCGTCGACGACGATGGGCAGAGACACGCCCTTCAGCCTCGAGAGCCGGAAGAAGCAAGGGACGATTTTCCGGCGAGGGAAGAGGGACGacatcaccgtcgtcgtcgcctacATTGTCTGA
- the LOC107275989 gene encoding putative protein phosphatase 2C 23, giving the protein MEKRMETLEQIKETLRETSKLVPDIVRAAVGLEHHYQTVELPHDDGCVKSFAAAFLRPQAQEQAHGDGEVQQAVRMESASCYVPDHDEDAHFVHDAAGVVGGYRRRVGVDAGAFSRGLMTSAFAQLVTAEPGTPVCPYTLLERAYEETLESGAQGGSTAVILSLADGNVLRWAYIGDSAFAVLRDGRVVVRSVQQQRYFNAPYYLGGRRGDEGMTVGMVGEMKVRRGDVVVAGTDGLFDNMSDAELEKVVQIGTALGFSPKNMADIIGGTAYEMSRCLLKDSPFAVEWRKQHENEEGHFYGGKVDDITVVVACIVSSDS; this is encoded by the coding sequence ATGGAGAAACGTATGGAGACGTTGGAGCAGATCAAAGAGACCCTGCGCGAGACCAGCAAGCTAGTCCCCGACATTGTCCGCGCCGCGGTCGGCCTCGAGCACCATTACCAGACAGTCGAGCTCCCCCACGACGACGGCTGCGTCAAAAGCTTCGCCGCGGCCTTCTTGCGGCCGCAGGCGCAGGAGCAGGcgcatggcgacggcgaggtccaGCAGGCAGTGAGGATGGAGTCGGCGTCGTGCTACGTGCCCGACCACGACGAGGACGCGCACTTCGTGCACGacgcggccggcgtcgtcggcgggtACCGCCGCAGGGTCGGCGTGGACGCCGGCGCGTTCTCGCGCGGGCTCATGACGAGCGCCTTCGCGCAGCTCGTGACGGCGGAGCCCGGCACGCCCGTCTGCCCCTACACGCTGCTGGAGCGCGCCTACGAGGAGACGCTGGAGTCCGGCGCGCAGGGCGGGTCCACGGCGGTCATCCTCTCGCTCGCCGACGGCAACGTCCTCAGGTGGGCGTACATCGGCGACAGCGCCTTCGCCGTGCTCCGGGACGGCAGGGTCGTGGTGCGCTCGGTGCAGCAGCAGAGGTACTTCAACGCCCCCTACTAcctcggcggccggcggggcgacGAAGGCATGACGGTGGGGATGGTGGGCGAGATGAAGGTGAGGCGCGGCGACGTCGTGGTGGCCGGGACGGACGGCCTGTTCGACAACATGTCCGACGCGGAGCTCGAGAAGGTCGTGCAGATCGGGACGGCGCTGGGCTTCTCGCCCAAGAACATGGCAGACATCATCGGCGGCACCGCCTACGAGATGTCGCGCTGCTTGCTGAAGGactcgccgttcgccgtcgagTGGCGGAAGCAGCACGAGAACGAGGAGGGGCACTTTTACGGCGGGAAGGTGGACGacatcaccgtcgtcgtcgcgtgcATCGTCTCGTCGGATTCATGA